A part of Vicia villosa cultivar HV-30 ecotype Madison, WI unplaced genomic scaffold, Vvil1.0 ctg.000278F_1_1, whole genome shotgun sequence genomic DNA contains:
- the LOC131626238 gene encoding uncharacterized protein LOC131626238, with translation MPVAFEKNRQMDLKFMDPTMRVFRSTPPPGNKDFLAWLDKVQAKKHQRWEELGIFDAIQLSRIAHRVYPSMLLVSIFFWEGSTNTFYFPCGMMTPTLFDMDSITGLSPLGEIFNPTLPTEMEFNFGNATITKYILEHHIKDSTKVYNEEHLAFLTYWLSYYLFCHGSLQIAKSYTPMAIQIHEGRKISLGKLLLVYLYQNLGLAFLRLKHLHETTKQLSLSGPYWLLQHWLNVTFESHIGFTISPAILEFMHDRRVEGIKLALQTP, from the coding sequence ATGCCTGTGGCATTTGAAAAGAATCGTCAAATGGACCTGAAATTCATGGATCCTACTATGAGGGTTTTTCGTTCGACTCCTCCTCCAGGCAACAAGGATTTTTTGGCTTGGCTTGACAAGGTTCAAGCAAAGAAACACCAAAGGTGGGAGGAATTGGGGATCTTCGACGCCATCCAGTTATCAAGGATTGCCCATAGGGTATACCCTAGCATGCTGCTCGTCTCAATCTTCTTCTGGGAGGGTTCGACCAACACCTTCTACTTCCCTTGTGGgatgatgactcccactctcttcgacATGGATTCTATTACAGGGCTTTCGCCTCTAGGGGAAATCTTCAACCCAACCCTTCCGACAGAGATGGAGTTCAACTTTGGCAATGCCACCATCACAAAGTACATCCTAGAGCATCACATCAAGGACTCGACTAAAGTCTATAACGAAGAGCATTTGGCTTTCCTCACCTACTGGTTATCATACTATCTGTTTTGCCATGGATCCCTCCAGATTGCAAAATCCTACACCCCGATGGCTATTCAaattcatgaaggtcgaaagatCTCTCTAGGTAAGCTCTTACTAGTATACCTTTATCAAAATCTAGGTCTAGCTTTTTTAAGGCTAAAACACCTTCATGAAACCACCAAACAACTCTCCTTATCAGGCCCCTACTGGCTTTTACAACACTGGCTAAATGTCACTTTCGAATCTCACATTGGTTTCACCATCTCACCAGCCATTCTTGAATTTATGCACGATCGGAGAGTCGAAGGCATCAAACTGGCTTTGCAGACTCCTTAG